The following proteins are co-located in the Pelecanus crispus isolate bPelCri1 chromosome 5, bPelCri1.pri, whole genome shotgun sequence genome:
- the LOC142593516 gene encoding LOW QUALITY PROTEIN: 1-phosphatidylinositol phosphodiesterase-like (The sequence of the model RefSeq protein was modified relative to this genomic sequence to represent the inferred CDS: inserted 1 base in 1 codon) yields the protein MEARCQRSAAFDCMPQPAACCPDWMAGLPDALPLSRLSIPGTHDSLSLFGGRRLRCQSWGLEAQLAAGVRFLDVRCKLARGELHIYHLCTFQRASLRGVLRRTLRFLRAHPSEAVLMRIKEELPIFPRPGFAARLHRCLLEEGQGRVWCQEEVPTLGQVRGKIVVLEALAREVLGIPYEQLSISDAWNVLSLKRKWAQARRHLERAAGGDPATMHLTFCSGNGLFTCPEEVARFVNPRCYQHLRRRRGQPVRWGVVIMDFPGAGLLRLIVESNALRASGHVAAAPGTPTVPWRHXLWQRGQAPQPAQLRSLPAPVSIGTDAAPRPTPLPKDVSTRREKAGF from the exons ATGGAGGCGCGGTGCCAGCGCAGCGCGGCGTTCGACTGCATGCCCCAGCCGGCAGCCTGCTGCCCTGACTGGATGGCGGGGCTCCCCGATGccctgcccctctcccgccTCTCCATCCCTGGCACCCACGACTCCCTCAGCCTGTTCGGTGGCCGGCGCCTGCGGTGCCAGAGCTGGGGCCTGGAGGCCCAGCTGGCGGCCGGCGTTCGCTTCCTGGATGTGCGGTGCAAGCTGGCGCGGGGCGAGCTCCACATCTACCACCTCTGCACCTTCCAGCGGGCCAGTCTGCGGGGGGTCCTGCGCCGCACCCTGCGCTTCCTCCGCGCCCACCCCAGTGAGGCTGTGCTCATGCGCATCAAGGAGGAGCTGCCCATTTTCCCCCGGCCCGGCTTCGCTGCCCGGCTGCACCGCTGCTTGCTGGAGGAGGGACAGGGCCGCGTGTGGTGCCAGGAGGAGGTGCCAACGCTGGGCCAGGTGCGGGGGAAGATCGTGGTTCTGGAGGCGCTGGCGCGGGAGGTGCTGGGCATCCCCTACGAACAGCTGAGCATCAGCGACGCCTGGAATGTGCTCTCGCTGAAGCGCAAGTGGGCCCAGGCGCGGCGGCACCTGGAgagggcggccggcggggaccCTGCTACCATGCACCTCACCTTCTGCTCTGGCAACGGGCTCTTCACCTGCCCCGAGGAGGTGGCCCGCTTTGTGAACCCCCGCTGCTACCAGCACCTGCGGCGCCGGAGAGGGCAGCCCGTGCGCTGGGGGGTGGTCATCATGGACTtccccggggcagggctccTCCGGCTCATCGTGGAGAGCAACGCCCTGCGGGCCAGCGGACACGTCGCAGCGGCCCCTGGCACCCCCACAGTACCCTGGAGGC CCCTGTGGCAGAGGGGACAGGCGCCGCAGCCGGCACAGCTCCGCTCGCTGCCTGCACCGGTGTCCATCGGGACGGACGCTGCTCCCAGGCCCACGCCTCTGCCAAAGGACGTCAGCACCCGTAGAGAAAAAGCGGGTTTCTAG